In Miscanthus floridulus cultivar M001 chromosome 8, ASM1932011v1, whole genome shotgun sequence, the sequence CGGGCGTGGCCGTGATCTTGGCCTTGGCTCGTCGTCGTCAGCAGCAGCATCTCCCAAGGCAAGAACTTTGGTcgccatcagcctgttcgttcaTGTCGTATGCATGTGGTGGCGTCCTTCTGATGTTTTCGGTTGCTGCAGGTGCGGAGCGGCGCGTGCGGGGAGacgacgacggcgatggcgcGCGCGTGGACGACGACGCTGGGCAGCGACGCCCGGGAGGCGAAAGAGAGGCTGGATCACAAGCTCAGGGGCCAGAGACAACCTGTGGTGCTCAAGAGGTGCGTTGCTTGCTGTTGCTCTGCCTTGCTGTACGGCTGTTCAGAGCCGCACCATTTCCACCTCTACTGTACGTTTGTGGTAGCTAGCTTCGGACCGGTTCGGCTGATATTAAAACCGACTGAAACTGTTTTATTgaccttttgaaaaaaaaagagaaaggaccCAACAGTGGCGTGATGAATACGATGGTTTGCTAGCCTAGCTAGACACTGTTCAATTTAGGAGATGGTAGTGCGTACAGTCGTACACCCAGATGAATTTACAAAATTTCATGATGAGGCTATATGCACTTTCTGCACCAAAATGCAAGACACTTGTGTATGAAGAATCTACAATCTATAGTGCTGTGATGAGACGCACAGTTTCCATTTACGTTTCCAAATTCAGAATCTGCGAGATTCCCTGCTGGTCTAAAATGAATGACAGAACTAACAGTGTGATACCATCGGTGCAGGCATCAGATGAGCACGCGACCCCCGCCAGCCAAACCGCACGACGACGCAGCGCGCGGCggcatgggcggcggcggcgatagcgatggtcaccaccgccaccactcGGCAACGGCGACGCCCTGCGGCGTGCTGCTGCAGCGGGTGGTGCTGTCGTCGCCGTCGAGGCCGAGGAAGGGAGGAGGGGGCCGGTTCGGCTGGTGTGGGCTGCCCGGCGGGCGGTGCGCGCCGCCGCCCGAGGCGGACGCGGAGGCAGAGTGCGCGGTGTGCCTGGAGGAGCTCCGCGCGGGGGACGTGGTGGCGCGCCTGCCCTGCGCGCACCGCTTCCACTGGTCCTGCGCCGTGCCCTGGGTCCAGGCCGTCTGGCGGTGCCCCGTCTGCCGCGCCCACGTCGCCACCGGCCCCAGCTGAGCGACGCGGCGACACcttcgccctcctcctcctccctcggcGGCTCCTGCCCTGGCGCCCTGCCACCCGCGCCGCGGCGGGACGGATCCGCGCATCATGCCCTGGCGTTGGCGCCATCTGTCCTCTTTCTATCCGCTTTGACAACGCCATTCGCCACTAGAGGAGCAGCAGCGGGGCATAGTCCATGGTGGTTGACCTTGTTGGCAATGCGAGGGGCCTAGGCAAGCTCGCGTGTAGGGAGGAGCAGATGAAACAAACACGGAAGAAATGGACTAATCGTAATGCgatatttgttataattaataatgGCACGGTGCCAATATAACAAATAATATCAGTATAACTGAAAAACCATAGTTGTAACGGTATATGTATATACATACAATTAATCCTAGCTTTGTATACAGCACTATTAGATGGGAACGTGGTACGGCATGACGTATTGCGCCGCAGCCTAGAAATTCAGAGTCCAAATACTATTTATCAAAACTCAGAGTCCACAGCCACACGCTGCATTTCTTTCCACGTTATTTATCAAATTGTCCTGTCCTCTTGTTGTACGACGAAAGGTACTTTAGTACCACACAGGCGTGTCATATTCGTACTATACGCGTGGTAGTGCTAATCTCTGACCATTTTATCACTTTCAATGTTAAGTCGTCTCGTCTATGGTCCACAGCGATGACATTTGCTATATATCATAGTAATAGTAAGTAAGCATCTCTCTTAGCTACCTGTGTGGAGGGCAAAGTGAAGAGCTGTTTAGGGGCTGTTTTGTTCGCGCAGGTGCCCGGGCCAGGCAGCTCCCAAGGCCGTTGATTTTGAGCGCCTGGTGGTCAGATGGACCTGCCTGGGCGAGCTCCCCAGGCCACGTTGCAAGCCAAACAGCCCCTTAGAGCGTGTCCTGGCAGGCAGCTCGTTGGTCAAGCAACAATCTCATCTCCATACGACTCGAATTGGATGCCGGGGAATCGACAGTTTTGCCTAGGAACACGGCCAAATAGACCCTGACTACTCcattatgtatttattatgtGGTTTGTATGCCCATGCATGATCTGCCTGACCAGGGTGAACACGTCTCTCGACATATTTTTCACACCACAAATCATAAAATGCCACAAGCACTAAGAAGCAACTCGTACCGTGGTGCGTCCATTCTCAGAGAGCACCACCGGCCGGCGTGGACTTCATATATTCATTATTTCTCCGCACGGAAGGAAAAATACATACCGCACTCGAGTGATGCCGTGAGAaagcaagaaagaagaaaaaaagaaggacaagaaataGATGGCTAGACGTCGATACGGTACGGAGCTCTCTACACCGCAGCAAGATCACCACGCGCTGGTACAGTGGACTGCAAAACGCAAAAGCAAGGTAGTGGTCACAATCACGGAGCTGTAACTTTTAAGGCTATGAAAAATCTGAACGTACGACACGACGCTCTCCTCTCGATCTCGAGCCACCACCAGAGACGGATCTATACTCAACATAAGTATCCACGTCTCTAAAAAAAACATCAGTATCCACGCTCAAAATTCGGCTGTTAATATTACATATTTTCACCGTATATACTTTTTTAGCGGTCAAGAGATTGTAAAATGCCGTACCCCTTTCATTTTCTACTAGCTCCCCACCCTGGCTACCGTCGTGCGTGGTAGTACATTCTAGATCTTGTTTTTGGGAGCAGGATTTGTTTTTGGAAGTGTCAGTGCCCGGACGTCTGGACGGATGCCTACGCGCTACACTCCATTTCACGCTTCACGCGGGGCCTGTGCCGCCCGAGCGACTAGAGGGAAAGGACGCACGACGTCTCCGATTCAAAAGGACCCGACAGCATCGTCGTATGGATGCCCTGCCGGCGCCGAGAGAGACGGTGCAACATAAGGTGGGGAgaagagatgcaacacccgatctacttttaaaacatctaaATACAACAATTGCGACATACGTCTGAAGGCGTTGAAACATGGatctgaaatacttgaaaaaacacctaaaaacacttgcaaACCATTGCAACCATGCgtaaacatccaaataaaacacatgcaacatatgtgtgaaacatatgcaacatccagataaacacacttgcaacatatgtctgaaaaacaAAGATGAAACATATctctgaaatatctgaaacacccgaaacatacggttgcaacatgcctatgaaacaattacaacatatgcaacatgtgcaacattcacatgaaacaaatgcaacatacatctgaaacgcctggaacacttgaaacatacatatgcagcGTAGGGGAGATAGAGAGAGCTTGGCGCGAGGTGCGCCATGGCTGCCGGGGTGGGGGAAGCACGGTTGTCAGGGTGAGAGAGGGCACCGCCGGGGGTGGGGAGGGCGTCTCACCCCGGTGGGGGAGCGCCGCCGACTCCCCTGCAACACCGCTGTCCACCTCCAAAGGATCTCGATCGTGCTCCATGGATCTCGTCGGTGTGGGGGATTGGGGGCTCCCGGTGAGGGTGGACGTCAGGGTGGGAGAAGGAGCTGCCAAGGTGGGTGAGGGCGCCGCTGTCGACGGGGGAGGCAGCCATGGCCATGCGTCGGGGTAGGGGAGGGCGCGCACCGAGGTGGATGAGGGCGCTGCTGCCGGCCGTGGAGTGAGTGGGCGGTGCACGCAACGGAGGGAGCAAGAGGTGAACTATGAtaaaaccacccaatttatagaagataaagtacggctgtccccgtttaacacgttgacgcgcacatactttcacttatacaaACTCGGTAATCTATCGAGTATCACGAAAGACGTTcgtaaatccacatcacaaccaagactgtaatagattaagcaaatacacatcacatacacggaGTTGCAACAGAAATAATGTTTGcaattgagttcacaaataataatatgttGCCAAGTTTGCAAATATGATAgctaaaacaacatagctttaaaATGGTTATAATAACATAAGTTTTAAATACACTGCTAGCATAATTGACATCCTCGAACaatagcatatagatgagaaataaatatagagtcgtcGAGCTcactggcggttagccaccatcttcagcaggccgacaacttcacctgcaacatggtgggataaaccctgagtactcgaatgtactcagctagacttacccaacaggagagaaataaaagactctcaaggatatgcaaggcttatttggtggAGCTGATGGGATAACATAACTTTGACAAAGAGCATTACTATCATAAgcccttactttcaatgttttaaccAATAGATTAGCATCAAGTTGAGTGAAGCTATTTAAGGCTAAGTTTACACCTGTTCTACAACAATCACTTGATTATTAAgtatcacaatagtaaccatgtCCGGTTTATCATATAATCAGCATATAACCATCATCTTTCATCATCATACTATGATGTTGACGCTAGTCGGCCATGGAGTGAGCGGGCAGTGCACGCGACGGAGGGAGAAAGAGGTGAACTGTGATAAAActgtccaatttatacaagataaaCAGCCTGTtcaggaggccgtatcgtatcgtggattatttactgctggctggtttggtgtgagagaaaaacactgttcccgactggaaatttacgatcgtttatgagcaagcgaacaggctgaaagtacggctgtcccggtttaacacgttgacgcgcacatactttcacttatacaaACCCAGTAATCCACCGAGTATCAtgaaggacctcagtaaatccacatcacaaccaagaccGTAATAGATTAAGaaaatacatatcacatacacGAAGTTGCAACAGAAATACTGTTTAcaattgagttcacaaataataatatgttgccaagtttacaaatatGATAgctaaaacaacatagctttaaaATGGTTATAATAACATAAGTTTTAAATGCACTGCTAGCATCATTGACATCCTCGAACAatagcatatagataagaaataaatatagagtcaccgagcccaccggcggttagccaccatcttcaacaggctaagaacttcacctgcaatatggtgggataaaccctgagtactcgaatgtactcagctagacatacccgacaggagagaaataaaagtctctcaaggatatgcaaggcttatttggtggAGTTGATGGGATAACATAACTTTGCCAAAGAGCATTACTATCATAAgcccttactttcaatgttttaatcaatattttagcatcaagttgAGTGAAGCTATTTAAGGCTAAGTTTGCACCTATTCTACAACAATCACTTGATTATTAACTGTCGATAgattatcgtcggcagtcctccgaggggtatcccataaaggtagattgatcggtagaggagcgtgagattaagaacaagaaggcaacagcgacacacgagttatacaggtttaggccatcagtataacgtaataccttactcctatggtctgttggtttgtattagctatcgtatgatatgccgtgattttagagagggtccctacccgccttatatagtccgggaggtagggttacaagtcggttagatctaagagataatcagaaagtaataactgaatACAGGAattttgggatcatacatatcctaacagatctcgtagtatctttaggatatcttcctaatGCCTTGCGGAAGGcgtcgagcagagtcatgccttgcaaggcttcttcttgtgagctgggccacccctaggggcgcagcccatgtagtctgtcatgggtatctggggtcgtaccccccacagctagtccccgagcaccttatacccgttgtgcaacaccgtcttgaggtTGTCCGAGCAGTTGTAAATGATGTCGAGCAGTCAAGCCCATGGTTCAACCACCATGCTTAACgtccgagcagcgtgaaccgtcgccgagcagtatgaaccatcgccgagcagtgtgacttgtcgccgagcagcgtgacctgTCGCCAAGCAGCgcgacccaagtacggcttgccataagggtgtaaggagctcaactacagaatcgaaaatttctccaCATTGAaccaagtgtgtccacttagagtccgaacaaaaTTATAGGAGTCAAACTTCCTCTATAGTCatgcattcttcaagataaaatTCTGCAcactcaccgctaggtgaagtgtgcccacttagtccccaagc encodes:
- the LOC136475098 gene encoding uncharacterized protein, giving the protein MVIMAGMLPGVESARRRRVRQSSSGAAEARRASLCLYAGGRGRDLGLGSSSSAAASPKVRSGACGETTTAMARAWTTTLGSDAREAKERLDHKLRGQRQPVVLKRHQMSTRPPPAKPHDDAARGGMGGGGDSDGHHRHHSATATPCGVLLQRVVLSSPSRPRKGGGGRFGWCGLPGGRCAPPPEADAEAECAVCLEELRAGDVVARLPCAHRFHWSCAVPWVQAVWRCPVCRAHVATGPS